One genomic segment of Desmodus rotundus isolate HL8 chromosome 5, HLdesRot8A.1, whole genome shotgun sequence includes these proteins:
- the CCDC83 gene encoding coiled-coil domain-containing protein 83 isoform X2 yields MVQIKKLREKNQKYHERNQRLKDEQIWHIRNLLKELSEEKSEGSKIVSREDVETAMKEKWQFERDQEQNLKDMRLQISTAEKLFLEKLSEKEYWEEYKNVGSKQHAKLIISLQNDINKVKENAEKMSEQYKITLEDARKKIIRETLLQLDQKKKWATENAVKFIDKGNYRHIWENDWLKKEIANHRKEVEIMEKAIHELEEENLMLIDQLFNCRLVDLKIPRRLYLTQAAGQEVPPEEMPLELPEIHIEEPKLEPGEGESRDMMSSSVQISALELSQGDSVRPEQHLDTDEVSSCPEFGASDLKYLLYEDEQDFKSYVNLGPLKVKLMRVDSKKMPIHFHEKEGPVKLNDDVRSPESHITHKMMKSFL; encoded by the exons AATCAACGCTTAAAGGACGAACAGATCTGGCACATCCGGAACCTACTCAAGGAACTAAGTGAAGAGAAGTCAGAAGGGTCAAAAATTGTATCAAGAGAGGATGTTGAAACAGCGATGAAGGAGAAGTGGCAGTTTGAAAGAGACCAGGAACAAAACCTAAAAG ATATGCGCTTGCAAATAAGTACTGCTGAGAAACTATTTCTTGAGAAACTCAGTGAGAAGGAATACTGGGAGGAGTACAAGAACGTAGGGAGTAAACAACATGCCAAACTCATTATCTCCTTACAGAATGACATCAATAAAGTTaaagagaatgcagagaaaatgTCAG aacagtatAAAATCACTCTGGAAGATgctagaaagaaaataatcagagaaaCTTTGTTGCAACTGGACCAAAAGAAGAAATGGGCCACAGAG AATGCTGTGAAGTTCATTGACAAGGGCAACTACCGACATATCTGGGAGAACGACTGGCTGAAAAAAGAG ATTGCAAATCATAGGAAGGAAGTTGAAATAATGGAAAAAGCTATTCAtgaactggaagaagaaaatttgATGCTCATTGATCAGCTATTCAACTGTAGACTTGTGGATCTCAAAATACCCAG gcGACTCTATCTTACCCAAGCAGCTGGACAGGAAGTGCCACCTGAAGAAATGCCTTTGGAGTTGCCAGAAATACACATag agGAGCCCAAATTGGAGCCCGGAGAAGGAGAAAGTAGAGACATGATGAGCTCATCGGTTCAGATCAGTGCCTTAGAGCTGAGTCAGGGGGATAGCGTCAGACCTGAGCAGCATCTGGACACAGATGAGGTTAGCTCATGTCCGGAGTTTGGAGCCTCGGATTTGAAATACTTACTCTATGAGGATGAGCAGGATTTCAAG AGTTATGTAAACTTGGGCCCCCTGAAAGTGAAGCTTATGCGTGTGGACAGCAAGAAGATGCCAATTCATTTTCACGAGAAGGAAGGTCCAGTCAAACTCAATGACGATGTCAGGAGCCCTGAAAGCCACATCACACATAAAATGATGAAGTCTTTTCTCTAA